In one window of Streptomyces sp. FXJ1.172 DNA:
- a CDS encoding PP2C family protein-serine/threonine phosphatase has product MDDTAIDYTEVFQALPGMVALLTPDLVYVDANREFLRMAGRSREQVVGRYLFDVFPDNPKGDGASGMRNLAASLKRVAATGERDAMALQRYDVENPERPGEWEGRYWSPVNAPVTGPDGTVVLLVHRVEEVTELIRARGGPTGSRARVLEAELYTRARELQEVNERLRQAHAREREVALALQKAMLPAPRQVGSHRAAVRYRPAAGALNVCGDWYDIVDLVGGHRMGVAVGDVVGHGLEAAGVMGQLRSALSAACRVASGPGEALNVLGRYAHVVDGAESATAVSTFIDFDHHVISYSSAGHPPPVLVHADGRVEFLDQATDPPLDARPDPIPRPQAFTAYAEGATLVLYTDGLIERRGEDIDTGLARLADSLERHRPKDPESLADAVLLELLPPGGATDDTALVIVRL; this is encoded by the coding sequence ATGGACGACACGGCCATCGACTACACGGAAGTGTTCCAGGCACTGCCGGGCATGGTGGCACTGCTGACGCCCGATCTGGTCTACGTGGACGCCAACCGGGAGTTCCTGCGCATGGCCGGGCGCAGCCGTGAGCAGGTGGTGGGGCGCTACCTCTTCGACGTCTTCCCGGACAACCCGAAGGGCGACGGCGCCTCGGGCATGCGCAACCTGGCCGCGTCGCTGAAGCGGGTCGCGGCCACCGGCGAGCGCGACGCCATGGCCCTGCAGCGCTACGACGTCGAGAACCCCGAGCGGCCCGGGGAGTGGGAGGGTCGCTACTGGAGCCCGGTCAACGCGCCGGTGACCGGCCCGGACGGCACGGTGGTACTGCTGGTGCACCGGGTCGAGGAGGTCACCGAGCTGATCCGGGCCCGCGGCGGCCCCACCGGCAGCCGGGCCCGCGTCCTCGAGGCCGAGCTGTACACGCGCGCCCGGGAACTGCAGGAGGTCAACGAACGGCTGCGCCAGGCCCACGCCCGCGAGCGCGAGGTGGCACTCGCCCTGCAGAAGGCGATGCTGCCGGCCCCCCGGCAGGTCGGCAGCCATCGTGCCGCCGTGCGCTACCGGCCCGCGGCCGGCGCGTTGAACGTGTGCGGGGACTGGTACGACATCGTCGACCTGGTGGGCGGCCACCGCATGGGCGTGGCCGTGGGGGACGTGGTCGGGCACGGCCTCGAGGCCGCCGGAGTCATGGGCCAGCTGCGCAGCGCGCTGAGCGCCGCCTGCCGGGTCGCCTCGGGACCGGGCGAGGCGCTGAACGTCCTCGGGCGGTACGCACACGTGGTCGACGGCGCCGAATCGGCCACCGCCGTCTCGACGTTCATCGATTTCGACCACCACGTGATCAGCTACAGCAGCGCGGGGCACCCGCCGCCCGTCCTCGTCCACGCCGACGGCCGCGTGGAGTTCCTCGACCAGGCCACCGACCCGCCGCTCGACGCCCGCCCCGACCCGATCCCGCGGCCCCAGGCCTTCACGGCCTACGCCGAGGGAGCCACCCTCGTCCTCTACACCGACGGCCTGATCGAGCGGCGCGGCGAGGACATCGACACCGGTCTGGCCCGCCTCGCCGACTCCCTCGAGCGCCATCGCCCAAAGGACCCCGAGAGCCTCGCGGACGCCGTCCTGCTGGAACTGCTGCCTCCGGGGGGCGCCACCGACGACACGGCGCTGGTCATCGTGCGCCTGTGA